In one window of Ovis aries strain OAR_USU_Benz2616 breed Rambouillet chromosome 3, ARS-UI_Ramb_v3.0, whole genome shotgun sequence DNA:
- the TULP3 gene encoding tubby-related protein 3 isoform X2, which yields MKLRQLKLDNQRALLEKKQRKKRLEPLMVQPNLEARPRRARPRGCEEHALLVEPQAPHGGVVLQGVCSGSVPSRCRRALTDLGEGRAFSGIDGPAAFLKPDAQDVDTRLHVLTVGSSATEDTEGSADGESAQDPASKPDLQEVLRKHGISGSLNFDEEETDGEEGEGNQLRSQSPCSEAERPGSASNQKPAPGTGASGTASPHSDIQLGEMEDLEGFAYSPAPRGVTVKCRITRDKKGMDRGLFPTYYMHLEKDEDRKIFLLAGRKRKKSKTSNYLISTDPTDLSREGESYIGKLRSNLMGTKFTVYDHGVSPAKAQGLVEKAYMRQELAAVCYETNVLGFKGPRKMSVIIPGMNMNHERIPFQPRNDHESLLSKWQNKAMENLIELHNKSPVWNDDTQSYVLNFHGRVTQASVKNFQIVHDNDPDYIIMQFGRVADDVFTLDYNYPLCALQAFAIGLSSFDSKLACE from the exons ATGAAGCTCAGGCAGTTGAAACTGGATAACCAG AGAGCGCTGCTGgagaagaagcagaggaagaagCGCCTGGAGCCGCTCATGGTGCAGCCGAACCTGGAGGCCCGGCCGCGGCGGGCAAGGCCGAGGGGCTGCGAGGAGCACGCTCTGCTGGTGGAACCTCAGGCCCCGCACGGTGGCGTCGTCCTGCAGGGTGTGTGCTCAGGCAGCGTCCCCTCCCGCTGCCGCAGGGCTCTCACAGACCTGGGGGAAGGCAGAGCCTTTTCAG GCATTGATGGTCCTGCTGCCTTCCTGAAGCCGGATGCTCAGGATGTGGACACCAGACTTCACGTTCTCACGGTAGGCTCCTCTGCCACTGAGGACACTGAAGGGAGCGCAGATGGGGAGAGTGCACAGGACCCCGCCTCCAAGCCGGACCTGCAGGAGGTTCTCCGAAAGCACG GGATCTCAGGGAGTTTGAACTTTGACGAGGAGGAGACTGatggggaagaaggagaagggaaccaaCTAAGGTCTCAGTCGCCGTGTTCAGAGGCAGAGAGGCCCGGTTCTGCATCCAACCAGAAGCCAGCCCCG GGCACAGGGGCCTCCGGGACCGCATCCCCGCACTCTGACATTCAGCTGGGAGAAATGGAGGACTTGGAAGGCTTTGCATACAGTCCTGCCCCACGAGGTGTCACAGTGAAGTGCCGGATAACCCGGGACAAGAAAGGAATGGACCGGGGGCTCTTCCCCACCTACTACATGCACTTGGAAAAGGATGAGGATCGCAAG ataTTTCTTCTTGCAGGTAGGAAGCGGAAAAAGAGCAAGACATCCAACTACCTCATCTCCACGGACCCCACAGACCTGTCCCGAGAAGGGGAGAGCTATATTGGCAAGCTCAG GTCCAACCTCATGGGGACTAAGTTCACCGTGTATGACCACGGTGTGAGCCCGGCCAAGGCCCAGGGCCTGGTGGAGAAGGCCTACATGCGTCAGGAGCTGGCCGCCGTGTGCTAC GAGACAAATGTTCTTGGATTTAAAGGCCCGAGGAAAATGTCTGTGATCATCCCTGGGATGAATATGAATCATGAACGGATTCCTTTTCAGCCACGAAAT GACCACGAGAGCTTGCTTTCAAAGTGGCAGAACAAAGCCATGGAGAACTTGATTGAGCTGCACAACAAGTCCCCGGTCTGGAACGATGACACCCAGTCCTACGTCCTGAACTTCCACGGCCGGGTCACTCAGGCGTCTGTGAAGAACTTCCAGATCGTCCACGACAACGACC CTGACTACATAATCATGCAGTTTGGACGCGTGGCCGACGACGTGTTCACGCTGGACTACAACTACCCGCTCTGCGCGCTCCAGGCCTTTGCCATCGGACTCTCCAGCTTTGACAGCAAGCTGGCCTGCGAGTGA
- the TULP3 gene encoding tubby-related protein 3 isoform X3 — MESSLRRPGPRGDSAFEDETMKLRQLKLDNQRALLEKKQRKKRLEPLMVQPNLEARPRRARPRGCEEHALLVEPQAPHGGVVLQGIDGPAAFLKPDAQDVDTRLHVLTVGSSATEDTEGSADGESAQDPASKPDLQEVLRKHGISGSLNFDEEETDGEEGEGNQLRSQSPCSEAERPGSASNQKPAPGTGASGTASPHSDIQLGEMEDLEGFAYSPAPRGVTVKCRITRDKKGMDRGLFPTYYMHLEKDEDRKIFLLAGRKRKKSKTSNYLISTDPTDLSREGESYIGKLRSNLMGTKFTVYDHGVSPAKAQGLVEKAYMRQELAAVCYETNVLGFKGPRKMSVIIPGMNMNHERIPFQPRNDHESLLSKWQNKAMENLIELHNKSPVWNDDTQSYVLNFHGRVTQASVKNFQIVHDNDPDYIIMQFGRVADDVFTLDYNYPLCALQAFAIGLSSFDSKLACE; from the exons ATGGAGTCGTCGCTCCGCCGCCCGGGCCCCCGCGGGGACAG TGCCTTTGAAGATGAGACCATGAAGCTCAGGCAGTTGAAACTGGATAACCAG AGAGCGCTGCTGgagaagaagcagaggaagaagCGCCTGGAGCCGCTCATGGTGCAGCCGAACCTGGAGGCCCGGCCGCGGCGGGCAAGGCCGAGGGGCTGCGAGGAGCACGCTCTGCTGGTGGAACCTCAGGCCCCGCACGGTGGCGTCGTCCTGCAGG GCATTGATGGTCCTGCTGCCTTCCTGAAGCCGGATGCTCAGGATGTGGACACCAGACTTCACGTTCTCACGGTAGGCTCCTCTGCCACTGAGGACACTGAAGGGAGCGCAGATGGGGAGAGTGCACAGGACCCCGCCTCCAAGCCGGACCTGCAGGAGGTTCTCCGAAAGCACG GGATCTCAGGGAGTTTGAACTTTGACGAGGAGGAGACTGatggggaagaaggagaagggaaccaaCTAAGGTCTCAGTCGCCGTGTTCAGAGGCAGAGAGGCCCGGTTCTGCATCCAACCAGAAGCCAGCCCCG GGCACAGGGGCCTCCGGGACCGCATCCCCGCACTCTGACATTCAGCTGGGAGAAATGGAGGACTTGGAAGGCTTTGCATACAGTCCTGCCCCACGAGGTGTCACAGTGAAGTGCCGGATAACCCGGGACAAGAAAGGAATGGACCGGGGGCTCTTCCCCACCTACTACATGCACTTGGAAAAGGATGAGGATCGCAAG ataTTTCTTCTTGCAGGTAGGAAGCGGAAAAAGAGCAAGACATCCAACTACCTCATCTCCACGGACCCCACAGACCTGTCCCGAGAAGGGGAGAGCTATATTGGCAAGCTCAG GTCCAACCTCATGGGGACTAAGTTCACCGTGTATGACCACGGTGTGAGCCCGGCCAAGGCCCAGGGCCTGGTGGAGAAGGCCTACATGCGTCAGGAGCTGGCCGCCGTGTGCTAC GAGACAAATGTTCTTGGATTTAAAGGCCCGAGGAAAATGTCTGTGATCATCCCTGGGATGAATATGAATCATGAACGGATTCCTTTTCAGCCACGAAAT GACCACGAGAGCTTGCTTTCAAAGTGGCAGAACAAAGCCATGGAGAACTTGATTGAGCTGCACAACAAGTCCCCGGTCTGGAACGATGACACCCAGTCCTACGTCCTGAACTTCCACGGCCGGGTCACTCAGGCGTCTGTGAAGAACTTCCAGATCGTCCACGACAACGACC CTGACTACATAATCATGCAGTTTGGACGCGTGGCCGACGACGTGTTCACGCTGGACTACAACTACCCGCTCTGCGCGCTCCAGGCCTTTGCCATCGGACTCTCCAGCTTTGACAGCAAGCTGGCCTGCGAGTGA
- the TULP3 gene encoding tubby-related protein 3 isoform X1 encodes MESSLRRPGPRGDSAFEDETMKLRQLKLDNQRALLEKKQRKKRLEPLMVQPNLEARPRRARPRGCEEHALLVEPQAPHGGVVLQGVCSGSVPSRCRRALTDLGEGRAFSGIDGPAAFLKPDAQDVDTRLHVLTVGSSATEDTEGSADGESAQDPASKPDLQEVLRKHGISGSLNFDEEETDGEEGEGNQLRSQSPCSEAERPGSASNQKPAPGTGASGTASPHSDIQLGEMEDLEGFAYSPAPRGVTVKCRITRDKKGMDRGLFPTYYMHLEKDEDRKIFLLAGRKRKKSKTSNYLISTDPTDLSREGESYIGKLRSNLMGTKFTVYDHGVSPAKAQGLVEKAYMRQELAAVCYETNVLGFKGPRKMSVIIPGMNMNHERIPFQPRNDHESLLSKWQNKAMENLIELHNKSPVWNDDTQSYVLNFHGRVTQASVKNFQIVHDNDPDYIIMQFGRVADDVFTLDYNYPLCALQAFAIGLSSFDSKLACE; translated from the exons ATGGAGTCGTCGCTCCGCCGCCCGGGCCCCCGCGGGGACAG TGCCTTTGAAGATGAGACCATGAAGCTCAGGCAGTTGAAACTGGATAACCAG AGAGCGCTGCTGgagaagaagcagaggaagaagCGCCTGGAGCCGCTCATGGTGCAGCCGAACCTGGAGGCCCGGCCGCGGCGGGCAAGGCCGAGGGGCTGCGAGGAGCACGCTCTGCTGGTGGAACCTCAGGCCCCGCACGGTGGCGTCGTCCTGCAGGGTGTGTGCTCAGGCAGCGTCCCCTCCCGCTGCCGCAGGGCTCTCACAGACCTGGGGGAAGGCAGAGCCTTTTCAG GCATTGATGGTCCTGCTGCCTTCCTGAAGCCGGATGCTCAGGATGTGGACACCAGACTTCACGTTCTCACGGTAGGCTCCTCTGCCACTGAGGACACTGAAGGGAGCGCAGATGGGGAGAGTGCACAGGACCCCGCCTCCAAGCCGGACCTGCAGGAGGTTCTCCGAAAGCACG GGATCTCAGGGAGTTTGAACTTTGACGAGGAGGAGACTGatggggaagaaggagaagggaaccaaCTAAGGTCTCAGTCGCCGTGTTCAGAGGCAGAGAGGCCCGGTTCTGCATCCAACCAGAAGCCAGCCCCG GGCACAGGGGCCTCCGGGACCGCATCCCCGCACTCTGACATTCAGCTGGGAGAAATGGAGGACTTGGAAGGCTTTGCATACAGTCCTGCCCCACGAGGTGTCACAGTGAAGTGCCGGATAACCCGGGACAAGAAAGGAATGGACCGGGGGCTCTTCCCCACCTACTACATGCACTTGGAAAAGGATGAGGATCGCAAG ataTTTCTTCTTGCAGGTAGGAAGCGGAAAAAGAGCAAGACATCCAACTACCTCATCTCCACGGACCCCACAGACCTGTCCCGAGAAGGGGAGAGCTATATTGGCAAGCTCAG GTCCAACCTCATGGGGACTAAGTTCACCGTGTATGACCACGGTGTGAGCCCGGCCAAGGCCCAGGGCCTGGTGGAGAAGGCCTACATGCGTCAGGAGCTGGCCGCCGTGTGCTAC GAGACAAATGTTCTTGGATTTAAAGGCCCGAGGAAAATGTCTGTGATCATCCCTGGGATGAATATGAATCATGAACGGATTCCTTTTCAGCCACGAAAT GACCACGAGAGCTTGCTTTCAAAGTGGCAGAACAAAGCCATGGAGAACTTGATTGAGCTGCACAACAAGTCCCCGGTCTGGAACGATGACACCCAGTCCTACGTCCTGAACTTCCACGGCCGGGTCACTCAGGCGTCTGTGAAGAACTTCCAGATCGTCCACGACAACGACC CTGACTACATAATCATGCAGTTTGGACGCGTGGCCGACGACGTGTTCACGCTGGACTACAACTACCCGCTCTGCGCGCTCCAGGCCTTTGCCATCGGACTCTCCAGCTTTGACAGCAAGCTGGCCTGCGAGTGA